Proteins encoded in a region of the Macaca mulatta isolate MMU2019108-1 chromosome X, T2T-MMU8v2.0, whole genome shotgun sequence genome:
- the RBM10 gene encoding RNA-binding protein 10 isoform X6, which produces MSGSPPLTARAEKVSVDAGRGGGESLQEASPRLADHGSSSGGGWEVKRSQRLRRGPSSPRRPYQDMEYERRGGRGDRTGRYGATDRSQDDGGENRSRDHDYRDMDYRSYPREYGSQEGKHDYDDSSEEQSAEIRGQLQSHGVQAREVRLMRNKSSGQSRGFAFVEFSHLQDATRWMEANQHSLNILGQKVSMHYSDPKPKINEDWLCNKCGVQNFKRREKCFKCGVPKSEAEQKLPLGTRLDQQTLPLGGRELSQGLLPLPQPYQAQGVLASQALSQGSEPSSENANDTIILRNLNPHSTMDSILGALAPYAVLSSSNVRVIKDKQTQLNRGFAFIQLSTIEAAQLLQILQALHPPLTIDGKTINVEFAKGSKRDMASNEGSRISAASVASTAIAAAQWAISQASQGGEGAWATSEEPPVDYSYYQQDEGYGNSQGTESSLYAHGYLKGTKGPGITGTKGDPTGAGPEASLEPGADSVSMQAFSRAQPGAAPGIYQQSAEASSSQGTAANSQSYTIMSPAVLKSELQSPTHPSSALPPATSPTAQESYSQYPVPDVSTYQYDETSGYYYDPQTGLYYDPNSQYYYNAQSQQYLYWDGERRTYVPALEQSADGHKETGAPSKEGKEKKEKHKTKTAQQIAKDMERWARSLNKQKENFKNSFQPISSLRDDERRESATADAGYAILEKKGALAERQHTSMDLPKLASDDRPSPPRGLVAAYSGESDSEEEQERGGPEREEKLTDWQKLACLLCRRQFPSKEALIRHQQLSGLHKQNLEIHRRAHLSENELEALEKNDMEQMKYRDRAAERREKYGIPEPPEPKRRKYGGISTASVDFEQPTRDGLGSDNIGSRMLQAMGWKEGSGLGRKKQGIVTPIEAQTRVRGSGLGARGSSYGVTSTESYKETLHKTMVTRFNEAQ; this is translated from the exons TGGTGGTCGTGGTGACAGGACTGGGCGCTATGGAGCCACTGACCGCTCGCAGGATGATGGTGGGGAGAACCGCAGCCGAGACCACGACTACCGGGACATGGACTACCGTTCATATCCCCGCGAGTACGGCAGCCAGGAGGGCAAGCACGACTATGACGACTCATCTGAGGAGCAGAGTGCGGAG ATCCGTGGCCAGCTGCAGTCCCACGGCGTGCAAGCACGGGAGGTTCGGCTGATGCGGAACAAATCTTCAG GTCAGAGCCGGGGCTTCGCCTTCGTCGAGTTTAGTCACTTGCAGGACGCTACACGATGGATGGAAGCCAATCAG CACTCCCTCAACATCCTGGGCCAGAAGGTGTCGATGCACTACAGCGACCCCAAGCCCAAGATCAATGAGGACTGGCTGTGCAATAAG TGTGGCGTCCAGAACTTCAAACGCCGAGAGAAGTGCTTCAAATGTGGCGTGCCCAAGTCAG AGGCAGAGCAGAAGCTGCCCCTCGGCACGAGACTGGATCAGCAGACACTGCCACTGGGTGGCCGGGAGCTGAGCCAGGGCCTGCTTCCCCTGCCGCAGCCCTACCAGGCCCAGGGAGTCCTGGCCTCCCAAGCCCTGTCACAAGGCTCAGAGCCAAGCTCAGAGAACGCCAATGACA CCATCATTTTGCGCAACCTGAACCCACACAGCACCATGGATTCCATCCTGGGGGCCCTGGCACCCTACGCAGTGCTGTCCTCCTCCAACGTGCGCGTCATAAAGGACAAGCAGACCCAACTGAACCGCGGCTTTGCCTTCATCCAGCTCTCCACCATC GAGGCAGCCCAGCTGCTGCAGATCCTGCAAGCCCTGCACCCACCACTCACCATCGACGGCAAGACCATCAATGTTGAGTTTGCCAAGGGTTCTAAGAG GGACATGGCCTCCAATGAAGGCAGTCGCATCAGTGCTGCCTCTGTGGCCAGCACTGCCATTGCTGCGGCCCAGTGGGCCATCTCACAG GCCTCCCAAGGTGGGGAGGGTGCCTGGGCCACCTCCGAGGAGCCGCCGGTCGACTACAGCTACTACCAACAGGATGAGGGCTATGGCAACAGCCAGGGCACAGAGTCTTCCCTCTATGCCCATGGCTACCTCAAGGGCACCAAGGGCCCTGGCATCACTGGAACCAAAGGGGACCCCACCGGAGCGG GTCCTGAGGCCTCCTTAGAGCCTGGGGCTGACTCTGTGTCGATGCAGGCTTTCTCTCGCGCCCAGCCTGGTGCTGCCCCTGGCATCTACCAACAATCAGCCGAGGCAAGCAGCAGCCAGGGCACTGCTGCCAACAGCCAG TCGTATACCATCATGTCACCCGCTGTGCTCAAATCTGAGCTCCAGAGCCCTACCCATCCTAGTTCTGCTCTCCCACCGGCCACCAGCCCCACTGCCCAGGAATCCTACAGCCAGTACC CTGTTCCCGATGTCTCCACCTACCAGTACGATGAGACCTCCGGCTACTACTATGACCCCCAGACCGGCCTCTACTATGACCCCAACTCCCAG TATTACTACAATGCTCAAAGCCAGCAGTACCTGTACTGGGATGGGGAGAGGCGGACCTATGTTCCCGCCCTGGAGCAGTCGGCTGATGGGCATAAGGAGACGGGGGCACCCTCGAAGGAGGgcaaagagaagaaggagaagcaCAAGACCAAGACAGCTCAACAG ATTGCCAAGGACATGGAACGCTGGGCCCGCagtctcaacaaacaaaaagaaaacttcaaaaatagTTTCCAGCCTATCAGCTCCCTGCGAGATGACGAGAGGCGGGAGTCGGCCACTGCAGATGCTGGCTATGCCATCCTCGAGAAGAAG GGAGCACTAGCCGAGAGACAGCACACCAGCATGGATCTCCCGAAATTGGCCAGTGACGACCGCCCA AGCCCTCCGAGAGGGCTGGTGGCAGCCTACAGCGGGGAGAGTGACAGTGAGGAGGAGCAGGAGCGTGGGGGCCCCGAGCGGGAGGAGAAGCTCACCGACTGGCAGAAGCTGGCCTGTCTGCTCTGCCGACGCCAGTTCCCCAGCAAAGAGGCGCTCATCCGGCACCAGCAGCTCTCAGGGCTCCACAAG CAAAACCTTGAGATTCACCGGCGAGCCCACTTGTCAGAAAACGAGCTAGAAGCACTAGAGAAGAATGACATGGAG CAAATGAAGTACCGGGACCGTGCAGCTGAACGCAGAGAGAAGTATGGCATCCCCGAGCCGCCAGAGCCCAAGAGGAGGAAGTACGGCGGCATATCCACAGCCTCCGT AGACTTCGAGCAGCCTACTCGGGACGGGCTGGGCAGTGACAACATTGGCAGTCGCATGCTCCAGGCCATGGGCTGGAAAGAGGGCAGCGGCCTGGGCCGCAAGAAGCAGGGCATTGTAACGCCCATCGAG GCCCAAACACGGGTGCGGGGCTCCGGCCTGGGTGCACGGGGCAGCTCCTACGGGGTCACCTCAACCGAGTCCTATAAGGAGACACTGCACAAGACAATGGTGACCCGCTTCAACGAGGCCCAGTGA
- the RBM10 gene encoding RNA-binding protein 10 isoform X9, with the protein MEYERRGGRGDRTGRYGATDRSQDDGGENRSRDHDYRDMDYRSYPREYGSQEGKHDYDDSSEEQSAEIRGQLQSHGVQAREVRLMRNKSSGQSRGFAFVEFSHLQDATRWMEANQHSLNILGQKVSMHYSDPKPKINEDWLCNKCGVQNFKRREKCFKCGVPKSEAEQKLPLGTRLDQQTLPLGGRELSQGLLPLPQPYQAQGVLASQALSQGSEPSSENANDTIILRNLNPHSTMDSILGALAPYAVLSSSNVRVIKDKQTQLNRGFAFIQLSTIVEAAQLLQILQALHPPLTIDGKTINVEFAKGSKRDMASNEGSRISAASVASTAIAAAQWAISQASQGGEGAWATSEEPPVDYSYYQQDEGYGNSQGTESSLYAHGYLKGTKGPGITGTKGDPTGAGPEASLEPGADSVSMQAFSRAQPGAAPGIYQQSAEASSSQGTAANSQSYTIMSPAVLKSELQSPTHPSSALPPATSPTAQESYSQYPVPDVSTYQYDETSGYYYDPQTGLYYDPNSQYYYNAQSQQYLYWDGERRTYVPALEQSADGHKETGAPSKEGKEKKEKHKTKTAQQIAKDMERWARSLNKQKENFKNSFQPISSLRDDERRESATADAGYAILEKKGALAERQHTSMDLPKLASDDRPSPPRGLVAAYSGESDSEEEQERGGPEREEKLTDWQKLACLLCRRQFPSKEALIRHQQLSGLHKQNLEIHRRAHLSENELEALEKNDMEQMKYRDRAAERREKYGIPEPPEPKRRKYGGISTASVDFEQPTRDGLGSDNIGSRMLQAMGWKEGSGLGRKKQGIVTPIEAQTRVRGSGLGARGSSYGVTSTESYKETLHKTMVTRFNEAQ; encoded by the exons TGGTGGTCGTGGTGACAGGACTGGGCGCTATGGAGCCACTGACCGCTCGCAGGATGATGGTGGGGAGAACCGCAGCCGAGACCACGACTACCGGGACATGGACTACCGTTCATATCCCCGCGAGTACGGCAGCCAGGAGGGCAAGCACGACTATGACGACTCATCTGAGGAGCAGAGTGCGGAG ATCCGTGGCCAGCTGCAGTCCCACGGCGTGCAAGCACGGGAGGTTCGGCTGATGCGGAACAAATCTTCAG GTCAGAGCCGGGGCTTCGCCTTCGTCGAGTTTAGTCACTTGCAGGACGCTACACGATGGATGGAAGCCAATCAG CACTCCCTCAACATCCTGGGCCAGAAGGTGTCGATGCACTACAGCGACCCCAAGCCCAAGATCAATGAGGACTGGCTGTGCAATAAG TGTGGCGTCCAGAACTTCAAACGCCGAGAGAAGTGCTTCAAATGTGGCGTGCCCAAGTCAG AGGCAGAGCAGAAGCTGCCCCTCGGCACGAGACTGGATCAGCAGACACTGCCACTGGGTGGCCGGGAGCTGAGCCAGGGCCTGCTTCCCCTGCCGCAGCCCTACCAGGCCCAGGGAGTCCTGGCCTCCCAAGCCCTGTCACAAGGCTCAGAGCCAAGCTCAGAGAACGCCAATGACA CCATCATTTTGCGCAACCTGAACCCACACAGCACCATGGATTCCATCCTGGGGGCCCTGGCACCCTACGCAGTGCTGTCCTCCTCCAACGTGCGCGTCATAAAGGACAAGCAGACCCAACTGAACCGCGGCTTTGCCTTCATCCAGCTCTCCACCATCGTG GAGGCAGCCCAGCTGCTGCAGATCCTGCAAGCCCTGCACCCACCACTCACCATCGACGGCAAGACCATCAATGTTGAGTTTGCCAAGGGTTCTAAGAG GGACATGGCCTCCAATGAAGGCAGTCGCATCAGTGCTGCCTCTGTGGCCAGCACTGCCATTGCTGCGGCCCAGTGGGCCATCTCACAG GCCTCCCAAGGTGGGGAGGGTGCCTGGGCCACCTCCGAGGAGCCGCCGGTCGACTACAGCTACTACCAACAGGATGAGGGCTATGGCAACAGCCAGGGCACAGAGTCTTCCCTCTATGCCCATGGCTACCTCAAGGGCACCAAGGGCCCTGGCATCACTGGAACCAAAGGGGACCCCACCGGAGCGG GTCCTGAGGCCTCCTTAGAGCCTGGGGCTGACTCTGTGTCGATGCAGGCTTTCTCTCGCGCCCAGCCTGGTGCTGCCCCTGGCATCTACCAACAATCAGCCGAGGCAAGCAGCAGCCAGGGCACTGCTGCCAACAGCCAG TCGTATACCATCATGTCACCCGCTGTGCTCAAATCTGAGCTCCAGAGCCCTACCCATCCTAGTTCTGCTCTCCCACCGGCCACCAGCCCCACTGCCCAGGAATCCTACAGCCAGTACC CTGTTCCCGATGTCTCCACCTACCAGTACGATGAGACCTCCGGCTACTACTATGACCCCCAGACCGGCCTCTACTATGACCCCAACTCCCAG TATTACTACAATGCTCAAAGCCAGCAGTACCTGTACTGGGATGGGGAGAGGCGGACCTATGTTCCCGCCCTGGAGCAGTCGGCTGATGGGCATAAGGAGACGGGGGCACCCTCGAAGGAGGgcaaagagaagaaggagaagcaCAAGACCAAGACAGCTCAACAG ATTGCCAAGGACATGGAACGCTGGGCCCGCagtctcaacaaacaaaaagaaaacttcaaaaatagTTTCCAGCCTATCAGCTCCCTGCGAGATGACGAGAGGCGGGAGTCGGCCACTGCAGATGCTGGCTATGCCATCCTCGAGAAGAAG GGAGCACTAGCCGAGAGACAGCACACCAGCATGGATCTCCCGAAATTGGCCAGTGACGACCGCCCA AGCCCTCCGAGAGGGCTGGTGGCAGCCTACAGCGGGGAGAGTGACAGTGAGGAGGAGCAGGAGCGTGGGGGCCCCGAGCGGGAGGAGAAGCTCACCGACTGGCAGAAGCTGGCCTGTCTGCTCTGCCGACGCCAGTTCCCCAGCAAAGAGGCGCTCATCCGGCACCAGCAGCTCTCAGGGCTCCACAAG CAAAACCTTGAGATTCACCGGCGAGCCCACTTGTCAGAAAACGAGCTAGAAGCACTAGAGAAGAATGACATGGAG CAAATGAAGTACCGGGACCGTGCAGCTGAACGCAGAGAGAAGTATGGCATCCCCGAGCCGCCAGAGCCCAAGAGGAGGAAGTACGGCGGCATATCCACAGCCTCCGT AGACTTCGAGCAGCCTACTCGGGACGGGCTGGGCAGTGACAACATTGGCAGTCGCATGCTCCAGGCCATGGGCTGGAAAGAGGGCAGCGGCCTGGGCCGCAAGAAGCAGGGCATTGTAACGCCCATCGAG GCCCAAACACGGGTGCGGGGCTCCGGCCTGGGTGCACGGGGCAGCTCCTACGGGGTCACCTCAACCGAGTCCTATAAGGAGACACTGCACAAGACAATGGTGACCCGCTTCAACGAGGCCCAGTGA
- the RBM10 gene encoding RNA-binding protein 10 isoform X1, with protein sequence MSGSPPLTARAEKVSVDAGRGGGESLQEASPRLADHGSSSGGGWEVKRSQRLRRGPSSPRRPYQDMEYERRGGRGDRTGRYGATDRSQDDGGENRSRDHDYRDMDYRSYPREYGSQEGKHDYDDSSEEQSAEDSYEASPGSETQRRRRRRHRHSPTGPPGFPRDGDYRDQDYRTEQGEEDEEEEDEEEEEKASNIVMLRMLPQAATEDDIRGQLQSHGVQAREVRLMRNKSSGQSRGFAFVEFSHLQDATRWMEANQHSLNILGQKVSMHYSDPKPKINEDWLCNKCGVQNFKRREKCFKCGVPKSEAEQKLPLGTRLDQQTLPLGGRELSQGLLPLPQPYQAQGVLASQALSQGSEPSSENANDTIILRNLNPHSTMDSILGALAPYAVLSSSNVRVIKDKQTQLNRGFAFIQLSTIVEAAQLLQILQALHPPLTIDGKTINVEFAKGSKRDMASNEGSRISAASVASTAIAAAQWAISQASQGGEGAWATSEEPPVDYSYYQQDEGYGNSQGTESSLYAHGYLKGTKGPGITGTKGDPTGAGPEASLEPGADSVSMQAFSRAQPGAAPGIYQQSAEASSSQGTAANSQSYTIMSPAVLKSELQSPTHPSSALPPATSPTAQESYSQYPVPDVSTYQYDETSGYYYDPQTGLYYDPNSQYYYNAQSQQYLYWDGERRTYVPALEQSADGHKETGAPSKEGKEKKEKHKTKTAQQIAKDMERWARSLNKQKENFKNSFQPISSLRDDERRESATADAGYAILEKKGALAERQHTSMDLPKLASDDRPSPPRGLVAAYSGESDSEEEQERGGPEREEKLTDWQKLACLLCRRQFPSKEALIRHQQLSGLHKQNLEIHRRAHLSENELEALEKNDMEQMKYRDRAAERREKYGIPEPPEPKRRKYGGISTASVDFEQPTRDGLGSDNIGSRMLQAMGWKEGSGLGRKKQGIVTPIEAQTRVRGSGLGARGSSYGVTSTESYKETLHKTMVTRFNEAQ encoded by the exons TGGTGGTCGTGGTGACAGGACTGGGCGCTATGGAGCCACTGACCGCTCGCAGGATGATGGTGGGGAGAACCGCAGCCGAGACCACGACTACCGGGACATGGACTACCGTTCATATCCCCGCGAGTACGGCAGCCAGGAGGGCAAGCACGACTATGACGACTCATCTGAGGAGCAGAGTGCGGAG GATTCCTACGAGGCCTCCCCGGGCTCCGAGACTCAGCgtaggcggcggcggcggcacaGGCACAGCCCCACCGGCCCGCCGGGCTTCCCCCGAGACGGCGACTATCGGGACCAGGACTATCGGACCGAGCaaggggaggaggatgaggaggaggaggatgaggaggaggaggagaaggccaGTAACATCGTCATGCTGAGGATGCTGCCACAGGCAGCCACTGAGGATGAC ATCCGTGGCCAGCTGCAGTCCCACGGCGTGCAAGCACGGGAGGTTCGGCTGATGCGGAACAAATCTTCAG GTCAGAGCCGGGGCTTCGCCTTCGTCGAGTTTAGTCACTTGCAGGACGCTACACGATGGATGGAAGCCAATCAG CACTCCCTCAACATCCTGGGCCAGAAGGTGTCGATGCACTACAGCGACCCCAAGCCCAAGATCAATGAGGACTGGCTGTGCAATAAG TGTGGCGTCCAGAACTTCAAACGCCGAGAGAAGTGCTTCAAATGTGGCGTGCCCAAGTCAG AGGCAGAGCAGAAGCTGCCCCTCGGCACGAGACTGGATCAGCAGACACTGCCACTGGGTGGCCGGGAGCTGAGCCAGGGCCTGCTTCCCCTGCCGCAGCCCTACCAGGCCCAGGGAGTCCTGGCCTCCCAAGCCCTGTCACAAGGCTCAGAGCCAAGCTCAGAGAACGCCAATGACA CCATCATTTTGCGCAACCTGAACCCACACAGCACCATGGATTCCATCCTGGGGGCCCTGGCACCCTACGCAGTGCTGTCCTCCTCCAACGTGCGCGTCATAAAGGACAAGCAGACCCAACTGAACCGCGGCTTTGCCTTCATCCAGCTCTCCACCATCGTG GAGGCAGCCCAGCTGCTGCAGATCCTGCAAGCCCTGCACCCACCACTCACCATCGACGGCAAGACCATCAATGTTGAGTTTGCCAAGGGTTCTAAGAG GGACATGGCCTCCAATGAAGGCAGTCGCATCAGTGCTGCCTCTGTGGCCAGCACTGCCATTGCTGCGGCCCAGTGGGCCATCTCACAG GCCTCCCAAGGTGGGGAGGGTGCCTGGGCCACCTCCGAGGAGCCGCCGGTCGACTACAGCTACTACCAACAGGATGAGGGCTATGGCAACAGCCAGGGCACAGAGTCTTCCCTCTATGCCCATGGCTACCTCAAGGGCACCAAGGGCCCTGGCATCACTGGAACCAAAGGGGACCCCACCGGAGCGG GTCCTGAGGCCTCCTTAGAGCCTGGGGCTGACTCTGTGTCGATGCAGGCTTTCTCTCGCGCCCAGCCTGGTGCTGCCCCTGGCATCTACCAACAATCAGCCGAGGCAAGCAGCAGCCAGGGCACTGCTGCCAACAGCCAG TCGTATACCATCATGTCACCCGCTGTGCTCAAATCTGAGCTCCAGAGCCCTACCCATCCTAGTTCTGCTCTCCCACCGGCCACCAGCCCCACTGCCCAGGAATCCTACAGCCAGTACC CTGTTCCCGATGTCTCCACCTACCAGTACGATGAGACCTCCGGCTACTACTATGACCCCCAGACCGGCCTCTACTATGACCCCAACTCCCAG TATTACTACAATGCTCAAAGCCAGCAGTACCTGTACTGGGATGGGGAGAGGCGGACCTATGTTCCCGCCCTGGAGCAGTCGGCTGATGGGCATAAGGAGACGGGGGCACCCTCGAAGGAGGgcaaagagaagaaggagaagcaCAAGACCAAGACAGCTCAACAG ATTGCCAAGGACATGGAACGCTGGGCCCGCagtctcaacaaacaaaaagaaaacttcaaaaatagTTTCCAGCCTATCAGCTCCCTGCGAGATGACGAGAGGCGGGAGTCGGCCACTGCAGATGCTGGCTATGCCATCCTCGAGAAGAAG GGAGCACTAGCCGAGAGACAGCACACCAGCATGGATCTCCCGAAATTGGCCAGTGACGACCGCCCA AGCCCTCCGAGAGGGCTGGTGGCAGCCTACAGCGGGGAGAGTGACAGTGAGGAGGAGCAGGAGCGTGGGGGCCCCGAGCGGGAGGAGAAGCTCACCGACTGGCAGAAGCTGGCCTGTCTGCTCTGCCGACGCCAGTTCCCCAGCAAAGAGGCGCTCATCCGGCACCAGCAGCTCTCAGGGCTCCACAAG CAAAACCTTGAGATTCACCGGCGAGCCCACTTGTCAGAAAACGAGCTAGAAGCACTAGAGAAGAATGACATGGAG CAAATGAAGTACCGGGACCGTGCAGCTGAACGCAGAGAGAAGTATGGCATCCCCGAGCCGCCAGAGCCCAAGAGGAGGAAGTACGGCGGCATATCCACAGCCTCCGT AGACTTCGAGCAGCCTACTCGGGACGGGCTGGGCAGTGACAACATTGGCAGTCGCATGCTCCAGGCCATGGGCTGGAAAGAGGGCAGCGGCCTGGGCCGCAAGAAGCAGGGCATTGTAACGCCCATCGAG GCCCAAACACGGGTGCGGGGCTCCGGCCTGGGTGCACGGGGCAGCTCCTACGGGGTCACCTCAACCGAGTCCTATAAGGAGACACTGCACAAGACAATGGTGACCCGCTTCAACGAGGCCCAGTGA
- the RBM10 gene encoding RNA-binding protein 10 isoform X2 has product MSGSPPLTARAEKVSVDAGRGGGESLQEASPRLADHGSSSGGGWEVKRSQRLRRGPSSPRRPYQDMEYERRGGRGDRTGRYGATDRSQDDGGENRSRDHDYRDMDYRSYPREYGSQEGKHDYDDSSEEQSAEDSYEASPGSETQRRRRRRHRHSPTGPPGFPRDGDYRDQDYRTEQGEEDEEEEDEEEEEKASNIVMLRMLPQAATEDDIRGQLQSHGVQAREVRLMRNKSSGQSRGFAFVEFSHLQDATRWMEANQHSLNILGQKVSMHYSDPKPKINEDWLCNKCGVQNFKRREKCFKCGVPKSEAEQKLPLGTRLDQQTLPLGGRELSQGLLPLPQPYQAQGVLASQALSQGSEPSSENANDTIILRNLNPHSTMDSILGALAPYAVLSSSNVRVIKDKQTQLNRGFAFIQLSTIEAAQLLQILQALHPPLTIDGKTINVEFAKGSKRDMASNEGSRISAASVASTAIAAAQWAISQASQGGEGAWATSEEPPVDYSYYQQDEGYGNSQGTESSLYAHGYLKGTKGPGITGTKGDPTGAGPEASLEPGADSVSMQAFSRAQPGAAPGIYQQSAEASSSQGTAANSQSYTIMSPAVLKSELQSPTHPSSALPPATSPTAQESYSQYPVPDVSTYQYDETSGYYYDPQTGLYYDPNSQYYYNAQSQQYLYWDGERRTYVPALEQSADGHKETGAPSKEGKEKKEKHKTKTAQQIAKDMERWARSLNKQKENFKNSFQPISSLRDDERRESATADAGYAILEKKGALAERQHTSMDLPKLASDDRPSPPRGLVAAYSGESDSEEEQERGGPEREEKLTDWQKLACLLCRRQFPSKEALIRHQQLSGLHKQNLEIHRRAHLSENELEALEKNDMEQMKYRDRAAERREKYGIPEPPEPKRRKYGGISTASVDFEQPTRDGLGSDNIGSRMLQAMGWKEGSGLGRKKQGIVTPIEAQTRVRGSGLGARGSSYGVTSTESYKETLHKTMVTRFNEAQ; this is encoded by the exons TGGTGGTCGTGGTGACAGGACTGGGCGCTATGGAGCCACTGACCGCTCGCAGGATGATGGTGGGGAGAACCGCAGCCGAGACCACGACTACCGGGACATGGACTACCGTTCATATCCCCGCGAGTACGGCAGCCAGGAGGGCAAGCACGACTATGACGACTCATCTGAGGAGCAGAGTGCGGAG GATTCCTACGAGGCCTCCCCGGGCTCCGAGACTCAGCgtaggcggcggcggcggcacaGGCACAGCCCCACCGGCCCGCCGGGCTTCCCCCGAGACGGCGACTATCGGGACCAGGACTATCGGACCGAGCaaggggaggaggatgaggaggaggaggatgaggaggaggaggagaaggccaGTAACATCGTCATGCTGAGGATGCTGCCACAGGCAGCCACTGAGGATGAC ATCCGTGGCCAGCTGCAGTCCCACGGCGTGCAAGCACGGGAGGTTCGGCTGATGCGGAACAAATCTTCAG GTCAGAGCCGGGGCTTCGCCTTCGTCGAGTTTAGTCACTTGCAGGACGCTACACGATGGATGGAAGCCAATCAG CACTCCCTCAACATCCTGGGCCAGAAGGTGTCGATGCACTACAGCGACCCCAAGCCCAAGATCAATGAGGACTGGCTGTGCAATAAG TGTGGCGTCCAGAACTTCAAACGCCGAGAGAAGTGCTTCAAATGTGGCGTGCCCAAGTCAG AGGCAGAGCAGAAGCTGCCCCTCGGCACGAGACTGGATCAGCAGACACTGCCACTGGGTGGCCGGGAGCTGAGCCAGGGCCTGCTTCCCCTGCCGCAGCCCTACCAGGCCCAGGGAGTCCTGGCCTCCCAAGCCCTGTCACAAGGCTCAGAGCCAAGCTCAGAGAACGCCAATGACA CCATCATTTTGCGCAACCTGAACCCACACAGCACCATGGATTCCATCCTGGGGGCCCTGGCACCCTACGCAGTGCTGTCCTCCTCCAACGTGCGCGTCATAAAGGACAAGCAGACCCAACTGAACCGCGGCTTTGCCTTCATCCAGCTCTCCACCATC GAGGCAGCCCAGCTGCTGCAGATCCTGCAAGCCCTGCACCCACCACTCACCATCGACGGCAAGACCATCAATGTTGAGTTTGCCAAGGGTTCTAAGAG GGACATGGCCTCCAATGAAGGCAGTCGCATCAGTGCTGCCTCTGTGGCCAGCACTGCCATTGCTGCGGCCCAGTGGGCCATCTCACAG GCCTCCCAAGGTGGGGAGGGTGCCTGGGCCACCTCCGAGGAGCCGCCGGTCGACTACAGCTACTACCAACAGGATGAGGGCTATGGCAACAGCCAGGGCACAGAGTCTTCCCTCTATGCCCATGGCTACCTCAAGGGCACCAAGGGCCCTGGCATCACTGGAACCAAAGGGGACCCCACCGGAGCGG GTCCTGAGGCCTCCTTAGAGCCTGGGGCTGACTCTGTGTCGATGCAGGCTTTCTCTCGCGCCCAGCCTGGTGCTGCCCCTGGCATCTACCAACAATCAGCCGAGGCAAGCAGCAGCCAGGGCACTGCTGCCAACAGCCAG TCGTATACCATCATGTCACCCGCTGTGCTCAAATCTGAGCTCCAGAGCCCTACCCATCCTAGTTCTGCTCTCCCACCGGCCACCAGCCCCACTGCCCAGGAATCCTACAGCCAGTACC CTGTTCCCGATGTCTCCACCTACCAGTACGATGAGACCTCCGGCTACTACTATGACCCCCAGACCGGCCTCTACTATGACCCCAACTCCCAG TATTACTACAATGCTCAAAGCCAGCAGTACCTGTACTGGGATGGGGAGAGGCGGACCTATGTTCCCGCCCTGGAGCAGTCGGCTGATGGGCATAAGGAGACGGGGGCACCCTCGAAGGAGGgcaaagagaagaaggagaagcaCAAGACCAAGACAGCTCAACAG ATTGCCAAGGACATGGAACGCTGGGCCCGCagtctcaacaaacaaaaagaaaacttcaaaaatagTTTCCAGCCTATCAGCTCCCTGCGAGATGACGAGAGGCGGGAGTCGGCCACTGCAGATGCTGGCTATGCCATCCTCGAGAAGAAG GGAGCACTAGCCGAGAGACAGCACACCAGCATGGATCTCCCGAAATTGGCCAGTGACGACCGCCCA AGCCCTCCGAGAGGGCTGGTGGCAGCCTACAGCGGGGAGAGTGACAGTGAGGAGGAGCAGGAGCGTGGGGGCCCCGAGCGGGAGGAGAAGCTCACCGACTGGCAGAAGCTGGCCTGTCTGCTCTGCCGACGCCAGTTCCCCAGCAAAGAGGCGCTCATCCGGCACCAGCAGCTCTCAGGGCTCCACAAG CAAAACCTTGAGATTCACCGGCGAGCCCACTTGTCAGAAAACGAGCTAGAAGCACTAGAGAAGAATGACATGGAG CAAATGAAGTACCGGGACCGTGCAGCTGAACGCAGAGAGAAGTATGGCATCCCCGAGCCGCCAGAGCCCAAGAGGAGGAAGTACGGCGGCATATCCACAGCCTCCGT AGACTTCGAGCAGCCTACTCGGGACGGGCTGGGCAGTGACAACATTGGCAGTCGCATGCTCCAGGCCATGGGCTGGAAAGAGGGCAGCGGCCTGGGCCGCAAGAAGCAGGGCATTGTAACGCCCATCGAG GCCCAAACACGGGTGCGGGGCTCCGGCCTGGGTGCACGGGGCAGCTCCTACGGGGTCACCTCAACCGAGTCCTATAAGGAGACACTGCACAAGACAATGGTGACCCGCTTCAACGAGGCCCAGTGA